One stretch of Planococcus sp. PAMC 21323 DNA includes these proteins:
- a CDS encoding ABC transporter substrate-binding protein yields MIKKLSFITLFASSALVLGACGSSSEKESGSSEKKETLEMGTSAEFAPFESRNPEGDIVGFDIDLANHIADELGYELEITDMKFDGLIGALQNDRVDMVIAGMSATDSRKENVDFSTEYNHSGEMFVTANGSELSSLESLEGKTVGVQLGTIQEEGAKSIIADEGINFELKALDDSGALIQEILSGRIDAAYMDKQVALGYIEAQDLGAFDDPTTASPGMAVAFPKGSELVEDVNAILAEMEESGALDELKEKWLSEEE; encoded by the coding sequence ATGATTAAGAAATTATCATTTATCACGTTATTTGCATCATCTGCGTTAGTACTGGGAGCTTGCGGAAGTTCTAGCGAAAAAGAATCAGGCTCTTCAGAGAAAAAAGAAACATTAGAAATGGGAACATCTGCAGAATTTGCTCCATTCGAATCACGTAACCCTGAAGGCGATATTGTAGGCTTCGATATTGACCTTGCCAACCACATTGCAGACGAACTAGGATACGAATTAGAAATTACAGATATGAAATTCGATGGCTTGATCGGTGCTTTGCAAAATGATCGTGTCGATATGGTTATTGCCGGTATGTCTGCAACTGATTCCCGTAAAGAAAACGTTGATTTCTCTACAGAATATAATCATTCGGGCGAAATGTTTGTGACAGCTAATGGATCTGAGCTATCAAGTCTTGAATCATTAGAAGGCAAAACAGTTGGTGTTCAGCTTGGAACAATACAAGAAGAAGGTGCGAAGAGCATCATCGCTGATGAGGGCATCAATTTTGAATTAAAAGCTTTAGACGATTCAGGCGCATTAATCCAAGAAATTTTGTCAGGCCGTATCGATGCTGCCTATATGGACAAGCAAGTTGCACTTGGTTATATCGAAGCGCAAGACCTTGGTGCATTTGATGACCCGACAACCGCTTCACCTGGTATGGCTGTGGCATTTCCTAAAGGCAGCGAGCTTGTAGAAGATGTCAATGCTATTCTCGCTGAAATGGAAGAAAGCGGCGCATTGGATGAATTAAAAGAAAAATGGTTGTCTGAAGAAGAGTAA
- a CDS encoding amino acid ABC transporter permease has protein sequence MNLDFSQIVPYIPFMLEGIWVTLKFVFFAIILGSILGTLLALFKIGSIKPLRWFADAYTSIFRGTPLILQLMIIYYSIPQLTGFDISPFLSAILAFGLNSSAYISEIIRAGIQAVDKGQVEAAQALGVPYSAMMKDIILPQALKNILPALMNEFITLTKESAIVSTIGYLDLMRRAQVVGADLFRNFEPLLFVGVIYWCLVMGLTMIGRVFERRLKQSD, from the coding sequence ATGAATCTTGATTTTTCACAAATAGTTCCTTATATCCCTTTCATGTTGGAAGGGATATGGGTTACGTTAAAATTCGTGTTTTTCGCGATTATACTTGGATCGATTCTCGGAACTTTATTGGCGTTATTTAAAATTGGTAGCATCAAACCGTTACGGTGGTTTGCTGATGCTTATACATCTATATTTCGTGGAACGCCGTTGATTTTACAATTAATGATTATTTACTACTCGATCCCTCAGTTGACAGGGTTTGATATTTCACCATTCTTGTCAGCAATATTGGCATTTGGTCTTAATTCGTCTGCTTATATCTCGGAAATTATCCGGGCCGGAATTCAAGCAGTTGATAAAGGGCAAGTAGAAGCAGCACAAGCTCTAGGTGTTCCTTATAGCGCTATGATGAAAGACATCATTTTGCCTCAGGCTTTGAAAAACATTCTCCCTGCACTTATGAATGAATTTATCACTTTGACGAAAGAATCTGCGATTGTTTCAACCATTGGCTATCTTGATCTGATGAGACGTGCACAAGTAGTCGGTGCTGATTTGTTCCGAAACTTTGAGCCTTTATTATTTGTCGGTGTCATATATTGGTGTCTTGTAATGGGCTTAACGATGATTGGACGAGTGTTTGAACGGAGGTTGAAACAAAGTGATTGA
- a CDS encoding amino acid ABC transporter ATP-binding protein, with protein MIDVQNLYKKFGTNEVLSDISATVKKGEVVSIIGPSGSGKSTFLRCLNLLEVPTSGSIEINGKSLTASKKTIHKIRQEIGMVFQHFHLFPHLTVLENLTYAPIKAKGMKKAEAEMKARLLLERVGLSEKEKAYPNSLSGGQKQRVAIARALAMEPELMLFDEPTSALDPEMVKEVLDVMKDLAQSGMTMVVVTHEMGFAREVADRVLFLDHGVLVEEGQPIEFFSNPKTTRAKDFLDKVL; from the coding sequence GTGATTGATGTACAAAATTTATACAAAAAGTTTGGCACGAACGAAGTACTTAGTGATATTTCAGCTACTGTTAAAAAAGGTGAAGTCGTTTCGATTATCGGTCCCTCTGGTTCCGGTAAATCTACTTTCTTGCGTTGCTTAAATTTGTTGGAAGTTCCGACTTCTGGTTCTATTGAAATTAACGGCAAAAGCTTAACTGCTTCTAAAAAAACAATTCACAAAATCCGTCAAGAAATTGGGATGGTGTTTCAGCACTTTCATTTATTCCCTCATTTAACGGTGCTGGAGAATCTAACATACGCCCCGATTAAAGCAAAAGGGATGAAAAAAGCAGAAGCAGAAATGAAAGCTCGACTTTTACTTGAACGCGTCGGCTTATCGGAAAAAGAAAAAGCATATCCAAATAGCTTGTCTGGTGGTCAGAAACAGCGTGTAGCAATTGCTCGTGCGTTGGCAATGGAACCGGAACTCATGCTGTTTGATGAACCGACATCCGCTCTTGATCCTGAAATGGTGAAAGAAGTGCTCGACGTAATGAAAGATTTAGCGCAATCGGGTATGACAATGGTTGTAGTAACACATGAGATGGGCTTTGCTCGTGAAGTTGCGGACCGCGTTTTATTTTTAGATCACGGTGTACTAGTCGAAGAAGGGCAACCGATTGAATTTTTCAGTAACCCCAAAACCACACGTGCAAAAGATTTTCTGGATAAAGTGCTGTAA
- a CDS encoding LLM class flavin-dependent oxidoreductase: MQIKKFENIPLSVLDLAPINEGAETAQAFKNSVDLAQHVESLGFNRFWLAEHHNMPGIGSSATSVLIGHIAGATNSIRVGSGGVMLPNHAPLVIAEQFGTLETIYPGRIDLGLGRAPGSDQATAHALRRSLQSNGEDFPQQVAELENYFSENPVGRVRAFPGTNMNVPLWLLGSSGFSAQLAALKGLPFSFASHFAPDYMMQALQLYHQNFKPSKALAEPYAMLGVNVIVAETQERAEWLATSSQQQMFSLMRGEPTTFQPPIDKLEDVWSDREIAIFRDKLNSESMIVGTPDLVKQKLKNFILKTRAHEVIVHSPIFYHEERLQSYNYLAEMMK; this comes from the coding sequence ATGCAAATTAAGAAATTCGAAAATATTCCATTGTCTGTCCTCGATTTAGCACCAATCAATGAAGGTGCTGAAACGGCACAAGCATTCAAAAATAGTGTGGATTTGGCTCAACACGTGGAGTCACTAGGTTTTAATCGTTTTTGGTTAGCTGAACATCACAACATGCCGGGAATTGGTAGTTCGGCTACTTCTGTACTGATCGGTCACATTGCAGGAGCAACCAACTCGATTCGTGTAGGTTCAGGTGGCGTTATGCTTCCAAATCACGCACCATTGGTGATTGCTGAACAGTTTGGTACGCTGGAAACCATTTATCCAGGACGCATCGACTTAGGCTTAGGGCGTGCGCCAGGAAGTGACCAAGCGACCGCTCATGCATTGCGCCGTAGTTTGCAAAGCAATGGCGAAGATTTTCCGCAACAAGTAGCAGAATTAGAAAATTACTTTTCAGAAAATCCAGTGGGCCGCGTGCGCGCTTTCCCGGGAACAAATATGAACGTGCCACTGTGGCTTCTTGGATCGAGCGGGTTTAGTGCACAGCTTGCTGCATTAAAAGGGTTGCCGTTTTCATTTGCAAGTCATTTTGCACCAGATTATATGATGCAAGCCTTACAGCTTTATCATCAAAACTTTAAACCGTCAAAAGCGTTGGCCGAACCATATGCAATGCTAGGTGTGAATGTAATTGTTGCCGAAACACAAGAACGCGCGGAATGGTTAGCGACTTCTTCGCAACAACAAATGTTCTCATTAATGAGAGGGGAACCAACAACATTCCAACCACCAATTGATAAATTAGAAGATGTTTGGTCAGACCGTGAAATTGCCATTTTCCGAGATAAATTAAATTCTGAATCGATGATTGTCGGAACACCTGACCTTGTTAAGCAAAAGTTGAAAAACTTTATCTTAAAAACACGTGCCCATGAAGTGATTGTCCATTCACCGATCTTCTATCATGAAGAGCGGCTCCAATCATACAATTATTTGGCGGAAATGATGAAATAA
- a CDS encoding methionine biosynthesis PLP-dependent protein: MTKQSLETLLVQLGNRSDDTTGAVNPPIYLSTAYAHQGLGQSTGFDYTRTKNPTRSVLEEGFAKLEGADAAYACSSGMAAIQLVLSLFRPGDELLVPEDIYGGTYRLLDHFSATYNIHPIYAEFKNVQDTENKITANTRALFIETPTNPLMQEIDLIAFAALAKKHKLLLIVDNTFLTPFFQQPIQLGADIVIHSATKYIGGHNDVLAGLVVAKGDKICDKLATFHNSVGAVLSPFDSWLLVRGLKTLPLRMRQHEANAKAIAEFLSRQPQVSDVLYPGKGGMLSFRLQEEFWIGPFLERIKLITFAESLGGVESFITYPATQTHADIPFEERTKRGVCNRLLRFSVGVELVDDLIADLTQAFSKLKEEVVEYDRSY, translated from the coding sequence ATGACAAAGCAGAGTTTAGAAACTTTATTGGTTCAATTGGGTAATCGCAGTGATGACACAACTGGAGCAGTAAACCCACCTATATACTTATCCACCGCTTATGCGCATCAAGGACTGGGTCAATCAACTGGTTTTGATTACACTCGGACTAAAAATCCGACACGTTCTGTTTTAGAAGAAGGGTTTGCTAAACTTGAAGGGGCTGATGCTGCCTATGCTTGTAGTTCTGGAATGGCGGCTATTCAATTGGTTTTATCTTTGTTCCGTCCAGGTGATGAATTATTAGTACCGGAAGATATTTACGGTGGTACATATCGTTTATTGGATCATTTTTCAGCGACTTATAATATCCATCCAATCTACGCTGAATTTAAAAACGTACAAGATACAGAGAATAAAATAACGGCAAATACACGAGCTCTTTTTATCGAAACGCCTACAAATCCGCTTATGCAGGAAATCGACCTTATCGCTTTTGCTGCGTTAGCTAAAAAGCATAAACTTCTATTAATAGTAGATAATACGTTTTTAACCCCTTTTTTCCAACAACCAATTCAACTTGGAGCAGACATTGTAATTCACAGCGCTACAAAATATATCGGGGGTCATAATGACGTATTGGCTGGACTTGTTGTCGCTAAAGGAGACAAAATTTGCGACAAACTCGCTACATTTCATAACTCTGTTGGTGCTGTTCTCTCCCCTTTCGACTCTTGGCTATTGGTTCGAGGATTAAAGACATTACCCTTACGCATGAGACAGCACGAAGCGAATGCCAAAGCAATTGCAGAATTCTTATCTCGTCAGCCGCAAGTTTCAGACGTATTATATCCAGGTAAGGGCGGTATGCTATCTTTCCGGTTGCAGGAAGAATTTTGGATTGGACCATTCTTAGAAAGGATCAAGCTCATCACGTTTGCTGAAAGTCTTGGCGGCGTCGAAAGCTTTATCACTTACCCTGCCACTCAAACTCATGCAGATATTCCTTTTGAAGAACGTACAAAACGTGGCGTATGCAATCGTTTATTGCGCTTCTCTGTTGGCGTTGAACTAGTAGATGATTTAATCGCTGACCTAACACAAGCATTTTCAAAATTGAAAGAGGAGGTTGTTGAATATGACCGATCGTATTGA
- the metC gene encoding cystathionine beta-lyase, which yields MTDRIETKFIHSTGVDPITGAVNVPIYLSSTFHQKSLDSFGPFDYSRSGNPTRLALEETIAELEGGTRGFAFSSGMAAISSAFMLLSSGDHVLVSEDVYGGTYRFITEVLDKFKIEYTFVNMTDLNAMANAIKPNTKVIYLETPSNPVMNITDIEIAAKLAKANGCLTFVDNTFMTPLYQNPLELGADIVLHSATKFLSGHSDIIAGLAVTNDEDLGNRLGFIQNTFGSVLGVQDSYLLIQGIKTLGARLTQSTESARLIAEFLHSHPLIEEVYYPGFSFHPGNPIHERQAKSAGAVFSFRLADKKSARIFVEHLRIPIFAVSLGAVESILSYPSTMSHGSMPREEREKRGITDGLLRYSVGLEHSDDLIQDLTQALVQVARRKGLSIAN from the coding sequence ATGACCGATCGTATTGAAACCAAGTTTATTCACTCTACCGGAGTTGATCCAATCACTGGGGCCGTTAACGTACCGATCTATTTGTCTTCTACATTTCATCAGAAAAGCTTAGACTCATTTGGACCTTTTGATTATAGCCGCTCAGGTAACCCTACACGTCTCGCACTTGAAGAAACGATCGCAGAACTCGAAGGCGGCACGCGTGGTTTTGCCTTTTCCTCAGGGATGGCTGCTATCTCTTCTGCGTTTATGCTCCTATCTTCCGGTGATCATGTCCTAGTTTCCGAAGACGTATATGGTGGAACTTATCGTTTTATCACTGAAGTTTTAGATAAATTCAAGATTGAGTATACATTTGTTAATATGACCGATTTAAATGCTATGGCCAATGCTATAAAACCTAATACAAAAGTTATTTATTTAGAAACACCTTCAAACCCTGTAATGAACATTACAGATATCGAAATTGCTGCAAAATTAGCAAAAGCCAATGGTTGCTTAACATTTGTCGACAATACATTTATGACACCCCTTTATCAAAACCCTTTAGAACTCGGTGCCGATATTGTTTTGCATAGCGCAACTAAATTTTTATCTGGTCATAGTGACATTATTGCCGGACTGGCCGTTACAAATGACGAAGATCTCGGCAATCGGTTAGGTTTTATCCAAAACACCTTTGGTTCTGTTTTAGGTGTTCAAGATTCTTATTTGCTAATTCAAGGCATTAAAACTTTAGGGGCGCGCTTAACTCAATCGACCGAATCAGCTCGACTAATTGCTGAATTTTTACACAGCCATCCATTAATCGAAGAAGTTTATTATCCTGGATTTTCATTCCATCCGGGTAATCCGATTCACGAACGTCAGGCGAAAAGCGCAGGAGCCGTCTTCTCCTTCCGCTTAGCTGATAAAAAATCGGCTCGTATTTTTGTTGAACACTTAAGAATCCCAATATTTGCGGTCAGTTTAGGTGCAGTTGAATCAATATTATCGTACCCGTCAACCATGTCCCACGGTTCTATGCCTCGAGAAGAACGTGAAAAACGCGGAATCACTGACGGCTTATTACGCTATTCAGTCGGCCTTGAACATTCCGACGACTTGATACAAGATTTAACTCAAGCGCTTGTGCAAGTCGCACGCCGTAAAGGTTTAAGTATCGCTAATTAA
- a CDS encoding Fe(3+) ABC transporter substrate-binding protein encodes MKKSLYLIIALLLLVLTACGTDDAAEQKEETDSNEVNLYTARHYDVDDELYKKFEEETGIKVNLIKGDADELLERIKREGDATEADLFLTADAGRLYRAKEDDLLQAVTSDLLEEQIPENYRDTDQMWYGLTKRARVLVYNQDTVTPEELSTYEALTEDEWNGRVLIRSSENIYNQSLLASFIEIDGEEKAKKWAAGLVNNFARDPEGGDRDQAKAIAAGIGDVAIMNSYYFGQMLNSEDAAEVEVAEGLGIYFPNQETTGTHVNISGAGVIKTAKNKENAIKLLEFLSAPEAQGTFAEANYEYPVNSSVEPSELLTSWGEFKEQDIPLSSLGDNNAKSILIFNEVGWK; translated from the coding sequence ATGAAGAAATCTTTATACCTTATCATAGCGTTATTGCTTCTTGTTTTAACTGCATGCGGAACCGACGATGCAGCTGAACAAAAAGAAGAAACAGATAGCAATGAAGTTAACCTATATACAGCAAGACATTATGACGTAGACGACGAACTATATAAAAAATTCGAAGAAGAAACAGGTATTAAAGTTAACTTGATCAAAGGCGATGCAGACGAATTACTTGAACGCATCAAGCGTGAAGGCGACGCTACTGAAGCAGATTTATTCTTAACTGCTGATGCTGGTCGTTTATACCGTGCTAAAGAAGATGACTTATTGCAAGCTGTAACAAGTGACTTACTAGAAGAGCAAATTCCTGAAAACTATCGTGATACAGACCAAATGTGGTACGGTTTAACTAAACGTGCTCGGGTGCTTGTTTATAACCAAGACACAGTAACACCTGAAGAGTTATCAACTTACGAAGCATTAACTGAAGACGAGTGGAATGGTCGTGTATTAATCCGTAGCTCTGAAAACATCTACAACCAATCTTTACTTGCTTCATTTATCGAAATTGATGGTGAAGAAAAAGCAAAAAAATGGGCTGCAGGATTAGTTAACAACTTCGCACGTGATCCTGAAGGTGGAGATCGTGACCAAGCAAAAGCGATTGCTGCTGGCATCGGTGATGTTGCAATCATGAACAGCTACTATTTCGGTCAAATGTTAAACTCTGAAGACGCTGCTGAAGTTGAAGTTGCAGAAGGTCTTGGAATTTACTTCCCGAACCAAGAAACTACTGGAACTCACGTTAACATTAGTGGGGCAGGTGTCATTAAAACTGCTAAAAACAAAGAAAATGCAATAAAATTACTTGAATTCCTTTCTGCACCTGAAGCTCAAGGGACTTTTGCAGAAGCTAACTATGAATACCCAGTAAACTCAAGCGTAGAACCTTCTGAGCTACTAACATCATGGGGTGAATTCAAAGAACAAGATATCCCTCTTTCTTCACTAGGAGATAATAATGCCAAGTCGATTTTAATCTTTAACGAAGTAGGCTGGAAATAA
- a CDS encoding ABC transporter permease, protein MQRRLANINIWTVAAIIIIAALFLPNMTIVTGLFTPSNENWEHMKEFVLWSFVKNSMILVVATAGSTIFIGLSLAWLIAQYQFPFRKFLKWALILPLSIPPFIGAYTYHGIFNYTGVIQSTLRENFNMELNPAYFDIMNLPGAIFIYTVFLYPYVYTITQVFLSQQSASLIESTRLLGKGPWRTFFQVVVPISRISIIAGASLVILEVLNDYGVVKYYGIQTFTTAIFQSWFGLGDIETSIKLAASLMGFVIIILLIEKILRGKRQYSYSSTKVRPLPLIRLTGWKAFAAAGYGFTILALGFFIPIIQLIDWTILTFGTIPLDEFMSYIKNSVFVAGISAATIIVFSLIVGNFARLVHGRLAKLLPKLTVLGYSIPGAVIAVAVVTAFVALDNFLAPLYQLVGTKSTLVLSVSLVLLVTAYIIRFFAIGYSSIETGYDKIGTDFQDASRLLGAGLTRTFFKVDMPMMKGAIISGFILVFIDVLKEIPLTLILRPFNFDTLSTKAFQYASDEKIMEASQASLLIVGISALAIVVFYKFLEKELD, encoded by the coding sequence ATGCAACGGAGACTCGCTAACATAAATATTTGGACAGTGGCAGCCATTATTATTATTGCTGCACTGTTTTTGCCAAACATGACCATTGTGACAGGTTTATTCACCCCTTCTAACGAAAATTGGGAGCATATGAAAGAATTCGTCCTTTGGTCGTTTGTTAAAAACTCTATGATCCTCGTTGTGGCTACAGCAGGTTCAACGATTTTCATCGGTCTGAGTTTAGCTTGGCTAATTGCCCAGTATCAGTTTCCTTTCCGAAAGTTTTTGAAATGGGCTCTGATTTTGCCTCTTTCTATCCCTCCTTTCATTGGAGCGTACACTTATCATGGAATCTTCAATTATACCGGGGTGATCCAGTCAACACTTCGCGAAAATTTTAACATGGAACTCAATCCGGCATACTTTGACATCATGAATTTACCGGGTGCCATTTTTATCTACACAGTTTTCTTGTATCCATACGTTTACACCATTACGCAAGTTTTCCTTTCTCAACAATCTGCTTCCTTAATCGAAAGTACGCGTCTTCTCGGAAAAGGTCCTTGGCGAACATTCTTCCAAGTAGTTGTTCCGATATCACGCATTTCGATTATTGCAGGCGCCAGCTTAGTCATACTAGAAGTATTAAACGATTATGGCGTCGTAAAATATTACGGCATTCAAACATTTACTACTGCGATCTTTCAAAGCTGGTTTGGTTTAGGAGATATTGAAACATCGATTAAACTCGCAGCCTCTTTAATGGGATTTGTAATTATCATTTTGCTAATAGAAAAAATTCTTCGTGGAAAACGCCAATATAGCTATTCTTCCACCAAAGTACGTCCGTTGCCGCTCATTCGTTTAACTGGATGGAAAGCATTTGCAGCGGCCGGTTATGGATTTACAATATTAGCATTAGGTTTTTTCATCCCAATCATTCAGTTAATCGACTGGACAATTTTAACTTTCGGAACCATTCCTTTAGATGAATTTATGTCTTATATAAAAAATTCAGTGTTTGTGGCAGGAATTAGCGCCGCTACCATAATCGTCTTTTCACTGATTGTCGGTAACTTTGCACGACTTGTGCATGGCAGGCTTGCTAAATTGTTGCCAAAATTGACTGTTCTCGGTTACTCTATTCCTGGAGCTGTTATTGCAGTTGCCGTTGTAACTGCTTTTGTGGCATTAGATAATTTTTTAGCACCGCTTTATCAATTAGTGGGCACCAAATCGACGCTTGTACTTAGTGTTAGTCTTGTATTGCTTGTAACTGCTTATATCATTCGATTTTTTGCCATTGGCTATAGCTCGATCGAGACCGGTTACGATAAAATCGGAACTGATTTCCAAGATGCTTCTCGCCTATTAGGAGCGGGACTTACAAGAACATTCTTTAAAGTAGATATGCCGATGATGAAAGGCGCCATCATTAGCGGATTTATTCTAGTCTTTATCGATGTATTAAAAGAAATTCCATTAACTTTAATTTTAAGACCATTTAATTTTGATACACTTTCTACGAAAGCTTTCCAATATGCCAGCGACGAAAAAATCATGGAGGCTTCGCAAGCTTCCTTGTTGATCGTTGGTATTAGTGCTCTGGCAATTGTGGTCTTCTACAAGTTTTTGGAAAAGGAGTTGGATTAA
- a CDS encoding ABC transporter ATP-binding protein, producing the protein MFVTIENLCFSYPNTKAVALDNFSLQIEKGEVISILGRSGSGKSTVLRLLAGLENPSVGKVTIQDQVLCDDNTFIQPEKRGIGMVFQDYALFPHMTVADNILFGLFRMKKSAKQKRLHEVLELVELQGYENRYPHQLSGGQQQRVAIARALAPNPHLLLLDEPFSNLDAELQEKIRKELRDILKKANITSIFVTHDEKDAHILADRIVKIKNGQTDFIGRPCDLLDVYRQEGHSEPFPAVEEKELVHS; encoded by the coding sequence ATGTTCGTAACCATTGAAAATCTTTGTTTTTCTTATCCAAATACAAAAGCTGTTGCACTCGATAATTTCTCCTTGCAAATTGAAAAGGGTGAAGTTATCTCTATTCTTGGCCGAAGCGGAAGTGGAAAAAGCACGGTCCTTCGTCTTCTTGCCGGACTTGAAAATCCTTCAGTTGGTAAAGTAACGATTCAAGATCAAGTTCTCTGTGATGATAATACATTTATACAGCCCGAAAAGCGTGGCATCGGTATGGTGTTTCAAGATTATGCACTTTTCCCTCATATGACGGTTGCTGATAACATCTTATTCGGATTGTTTCGTATGAAAAAGTCTGCCAAACAGAAACGTCTCCATGAAGTTTTGGAGCTTGTGGAATTGCAAGGATATGAAAATCGTTATCCTCACCAATTGAGTGGTGGACAGCAACAGCGTGTAGCGATTGCTAGAGCGCTTGCTCCAAACCCTCATCTTCTCCTGCTTGATGAACCATTCAGTAATTTGGATGCAGAACTACAGGAAAAGATACGCAAAGAATTGCGTGATATTCTTAAAAAAGCCAATATCACTTCCATCTTTGTTACACACGATGAAAAAGATGCACATATTTTGGCTGACCGTATCGTAAAAATTAAAAATGGGCAAACTGACTTTATTGGTCGTCCATGTGATTTACTCGATGTATACCGTCAAGAAGGTCACAGTGAACCCTTTCCCGCTGTAGAAGAAAAAGAATTAGTTCATAGCTA